DNA sequence from the Brevundimonas sp. NIBR10 genome:
TCGTGATCGCCGCCGACGGCGAGACCCAGATGGTCAACTACCGCCAGGCCGGAGGTCTGTTCATCGTCGATCGCGTCTTCGATCGCGCCGAGCTCAGGCTCGGCGATCGTCGCCCCCAGATCGTTCGTATCCGCCGCCTCCAGGGAGCCGCCCGATGACCTCGTTCCAGGATACCCCCCACAATCCCGACGACGTCGATTCCTCGGCAGCGTCCGGCGTCGGCCCTGAGGTCAGACCCGACATCACCAGCAAGGCCAAGGCGCCGCCGCCTGGCCTGTCGATGCGGGCGCCGCGGCCGCCGGTCACCCGGCTGCGCAAGTCGGTCGTCCAGACGATCGTGATCGGCGGCGTGATCCTCGTCTCCGGCTCCCTGGCCTGGGCCTTCGTCGTCCAGCCGGAACTGCGCGACAGCGCCCGGCTCCGCGCCGTTCAAGGCCGGGAGGACCAGGCCCGGGGCTCCGTTCGGCCCTCCGAAGCGGTCACCGACCAGCCGGCGACCTATGACCGGCTGCCCGAGCCGCGCAATGGGGCCGGGCCCGAGACGGCTGAGCCGGGTGTTCCGCCGCCGCCGCCCGCGCCGGCCCGGTATAGCGCCGGTTATGCGCCATCGCGGACGACCCGGGCGACCGGGCCCAGTCCGGGCGACCAAGCGGCGCGATCGGGCTTGTTCTTCGAGGGGTCGTCGACCGGGGCCGGTCCTGCCCCGCGTGCCCCGGCGGGTTCAGCGACGGCCGGCGCTCGTGCGGACGCTGCGGACGTCGGCGCCACCTATAATGGACACACCCTGACGGCGCCGCTGTCGCCCTATGAGCTGAAGGCCGGCGCGATCATTCCTGCGGTCCTGTTGACCGGGGTGGACACCGCGCGCGCCGGGCCGGTCGTCGCGACGGTCTCGCAGAACGTCTATGACACCGTCAGCGGCCACCATCTCGTCCTGCCCCAGGGGACCCGGCTCATCGGCCGTCATGAGGGCGAAAGCGCCTACGGCGACCGACGCGCCTTCCTGACCTGGGACCGGCTGATCCTGCCCAACGGCAAAAGTCTCGTCCTCACCGGCGAGCCCGGCGTAGACGCGCAGGGCGCGGTCGGGGTTCGGGGCCAGGTCGATCGGCGGCTATTCCCCTTGCTGGTCGGGACCCTGTTCGCCGGCGCGATCACCACCCTCGGTCAGATCGCACGCGACGGCGATGGCGAGGGTTCAGGCGGCCTGCTCGGCGACGCCGGGGACGCCGCCGCCATTGAGGGCTCCCAGGTCGGGGGGCGGCTCGTGGACCGGGAGCTGGACGTCCGGC
Encoded proteins:
- a CDS encoding TrbI/VirB10 family protein; its protein translation is MTSFQDTPHNPDDVDSSAASGVGPEVRPDITSKAKAPPPGLSMRAPRPPVTRLRKSVVQTIVIGGVILVSGSLAWAFVVQPELRDSARLRAVQGREDQARGSVRPSEAVTDQPATYDRLPEPRNGAGPETAEPGVPPPPPAPARYSAGYAPSRTTRATGPSPGDQAARSGLFFEGSSTGAGPAPRAPAGSATAGARADAADVGATYNGHTLTAPLSPYELKAGAIIPAVLLTGVDTARAGPVVATVSQNVYDTVSGHHLVLPQGTRLIGRHEGESAYGDRRAFLTWDRLILPNGKSLVLTGEPGVDAQGAVGVRGQVDRRLFPLLVGTLFAGAITTLGQIARDGDGEGSGGLLGDAGDAAAIEGSQVGGRLVDRELDVRPSIRLRAGAPVRVMITRDLILEPYQP